From the genome of Populus trichocarpa isolate Nisqually-1 chromosome 15, P.trichocarpa_v4.1, whole genome shotgun sequence, one region includes:
- the LOC7463116 gene encoding anther-specific protein BCP1, which translates to MARKLIVLALVFVTIVGLAAAAAPAPSTTDFPPAAAPAPSTTDFTAAEAPLSNDFIGTDDGGAASAPSADGTTVVPGPMGSTAVAEGPSEKDGVATLKFSAVAGVAAVAGYFFFF; encoded by the coding sequence ATGGCACGCAAACTCATTGTTCTCGCTCTTGTCTTTGTCACCATTGTTGGGTTGGCTGCAGCTGCAGCACCTGCTCCTTCCACAACTGACTTTCCTCCAGCTGCAGCCCCTGCTCCTTCCACAACTGACTTTACTGCAGCTGAGGCACCTTTAAGCAATGATTTTATCGGTACTGATGACGGTGGTGCGGCTAGTGCACCTTCTGCTGATGGTACCACAGTTGTTCCAGGACCAATGGGGAGCACTGCAGTAGCTGAGGGTCCTTCTGAAAAAGATGGTGTCGCCACCCTCAAGTTCTCTGCCGTTGCTGGAGTTGCCGCTGTTGCTggctacttcttcttcttctag
- the LOC7463117 gene encoding calcium-binding protein CML37 has translation MVNAREFEVVFRHLDENGDGKVSPSELSRCLGLIAGEFLVKEAELAVESLDSDGDGLLGLEDLVRLMEAGGEEEKLHDLREAFRLYDIDNCGFIRAKDLKTMLGRLGESRSIDECEVMINKFDLNGDGVLSFEEFMVMME, from the coding sequence ATGGTTAACGCTAGAGAATTTGAAGTTGTTTTTCGCCACCTTGATGAGAATGGTGATGGGAAGGTTTCACCATCTGAGTTAAGTCGTTGTCTAGGTTTGATTGCAGGAGAGTTTCTCGTGAAGGAGGCAGAACTTGCTGTAGAGTCGTTGGACTCTGACGGAGATGGCTTGTTGGGATTGGAGGATCTTGTTAGACTAATGGAAGCTGGAGGTGAAGAAGAGAAGTTGCATGATTTGAGAGAGGCTTTTCGCTTGTATGATATAGATAATTGTGGGTTTATCAGAGCCAAGGACTTGAAAACAATGCTTGGTAGACTTGGAGAGTCAAGATCAATTGATGAATGCGAAGTGATGATAAACAAGTTTGACCTTAACGGGGATGGTGTTCTTAGCTTTGAAGAATTTATGGTTATGATGGAATGA